In a genomic window of Rubripirellula tenax:
- the fliD gene encoding flagellar filament capping protein FliD, translating into MGRLQSSVGLVTGTNIQSTVDQLISISGQPRDRLISRTEQLQNQQRAIAELTASVIGVQLAGKKLANASAFQSKSAVSSNADALSAAAGENAKAATHTVRTLQTAATHATSSRQRFSSADVALGFTGQIRVAPSGGSIDGSADLSKLNDGRGVEAGVIRFTDRSGASAEIDFSDARTIDDVLQIINDAEVDITATTENGAIKLVDKSGSTASNLKIEQLGDTETAADLGLWGIDEASSSVSGLKFELPEGVSSLRGTALSELGGGNGIGPLGNLDIELSDGSSATIDLSNATTTAEVIDSIAASGLSLIVKYNDAKNGFQLRDVSGGTGNFKISSTDDTAVDLGVANDTTDDVVVGASLNRQTVTSDTLLSSLNQGAGVNGSFTIKDSSGKIGAINLKLKNITNMGELIDAINELSVDVTASINENGDGISIVDNAAGSETLTIRDAGSGTAAKSLGIAGAATAQTIGGQSVSALVGTQSNVIEVTETDTLASLVEKINQDGRYGTSSIQSNSDGTFALRIRSNTAGGQGQFAINTTGFDLDLRTESRGRDALIAVSTDEGLERFVTSSDGVFDIDGAAGSEPITSASLLSSLSGSAASGSFTLTDSAGKTSAINITTQGIKTVGSFIDAVNALDIGVTASISEDGAGITLIDTAGGNKTLTVSDVGNGLAASSLGIAGTAKTQTINGESVSALTGSTSSASTESTGLVFTLKELSDSPITITVAEDSKAVESAAKTFVDQYNKLITKVDSLTFFNADSNEVGLLFGSSEVQRITTGFSRLLSGTVNGAGPIKSVGQVGIKFATGGKLELDNDKLVAALESNRENVQAFFATDETGLANRLDELSDRIAGVDGGLLLNKTDTLGLQIERNSTQVDKMNARLDKERDRLLATFYANETAISKLQSNSSAIDQIQRITIDGS; encoded by the coding sequence ATGGGGCGATTACAGTCATCTGTCGGATTGGTCACCGGTACGAATATCCAAAGTACCGTCGATCAACTGATTTCTATTAGCGGGCAACCTCGCGATCGCCTGATTTCGCGAACCGAGCAGCTCCAGAACCAGCAACGAGCGATCGCTGAATTGACGGCGTCGGTTATTGGCGTGCAGTTAGCGGGCAAGAAGCTAGCCAATGCATCGGCTTTTCAATCGAAAAGCGCCGTATCATCGAACGCTGATGCACTCTCAGCCGCCGCCGGCGAGAACGCAAAGGCAGCGACGCATACCGTTCGCACGCTCCAGACCGCCGCTACCCACGCAACCAGTTCAAGACAGCGATTTTCAAGTGCGGACGTTGCGCTCGGATTCACCGGACAAATAAGGGTCGCTCCCTCGGGCGGATCGATAGACGGATCTGCTGACTTGTCGAAACTGAACGATGGACGTGGCGTTGAAGCAGGCGTCATTCGGTTTACTGATCGCTCGGGCGCGTCGGCCGAAATCGACTTCAGTGATGCGAGAACGATTGATGACGTTTTGCAGATCATCAACGATGCCGAGGTGGACATCACTGCAACGACTGAAAACGGCGCTATCAAACTGGTTGACAAGAGCGGCAGCACGGCATCGAACCTGAAAATCGAACAACTTGGTGACACAGAAACCGCGGCCGACCTCGGGCTATGGGGCATCGACGAAGCATCCAGTTCCGTTTCTGGGCTGAAGTTTGAACTACCAGAAGGCGTTTCGTCACTGCGTGGAACGGCGTTATCCGAACTCGGCGGTGGAAACGGCATTGGCCCGCTCGGCAACCTGGACATCGAACTCTCCGATGGATCATCCGCAACCATCGATCTATCAAATGCGACCACGACGGCCGAGGTCATCGACTCGATCGCTGCGTCTGGGCTTTCTCTGATCGTAAAGTACAACGACGCCAAGAACGGCTTTCAACTTCGCGACGTCTCGGGCGGCACTGGCAACTTTAAAATCTCATCGACGGATGATACGGCCGTCGACTTGGGCGTGGCCAACGACACAACCGACGATGTTGTTGTCGGAGCGAGCCTCAATCGGCAAACCGTAACATCCGACACGTTACTTTCGTCACTGAATCAGGGGGCCGGCGTCAACGGAAGCTTCACAATCAAGGACTCGTCCGGCAAAATCGGCGCGATCAATCTGAAACTGAAGAACATCACCAACATGGGTGAGTTGATCGATGCCATCAACGAATTGTCCGTCGATGTGACCGCCTCGATCAATGAAAACGGTGACGGCATCTCGATCGTCGATAATGCTGCTGGCTCCGAGACACTCACTATTCGTGACGCCGGGTCGGGAACAGCTGCAAAAAGCCTAGGAATCGCCGGAGCAGCAACCGCCCAAACCATTGGCGGTCAAAGCGTCTCAGCGCTCGTCGGCACCCAATCCAATGTCATTGAAGTCACCGAGACCGATACACTTGCGTCTCTGGTTGAGAAAATCAACCAGGACGGTCGCTACGGCACATCTTCGATCCAATCCAACTCGGACGGCACGTTCGCCCTCCGCATCCGCAGCAACACCGCCGGCGGCCAGGGACAGTTTGCGATCAACACGACCGGCTTCGACTTGGACCTCCGGACCGAAAGCCGCGGCCGTGATGCGTTGATTGCAGTTTCAACCGACGAAGGATTGGAACGTTTCGTAACAAGCAGCGACGGAGTGTTCGACATTGATGGCGCTGCGGGATCCGAGCCAATTACCTCGGCATCACTGCTGAGCTCACTTTCGGGGTCCGCGGCTTCCGGTAGCTTCACGTTGACTGACAGTGCCGGAAAGACAAGCGCGATCAATATCACCACTCAGGGTATCAAAACGGTCGGTAGCTTCATCGATGCGGTCAATGCTCTCGACATTGGCGTGACCGCGTCCATCAGCGAAGACGGCGCCGGAATCACATTGATTGATACCGCGGGGGGAAACAAGACACTGACAGTTTCTGATGTCGGCAACGGCCTTGCCGCATCGAGTCTTGGAATCGCAGGTACCGCTAAAACGCAAACCATCAATGGCGAAAGCGTATCGGCTCTAACGGGATCAACGTCTTCTGCTTCCACCGAATCGACCGGCTTGGTATTCACTCTGAAGGAACTTTCTGATTCGCCGATCACGATCACCGTTGCAGAAGACTCCAAAGCAGTTGAATCAGCAGCAAAAACGTTCGTCGATCAATACAACAAACTGATCACAAAAGTTGACTCTCTGACCTTCTTCAATGCCGACTCGAACGAAGTCGGATTGCTGTTTGGATCAAGCGAGGTTCAACGAATCACAACCGGATTCAGTCGTCTTTTGTCGGGCACTGTCAATGGTGCAGGACCAATCAAGTCGGTTGGGCAAGTCGGGATCAAGTTTGCAACCGGCGGAAAACTAGAGCTCGACAACGACAAGTTGGTCGCCGCACTGGAAAGCAATCGGGAAAACGTGCAAGCGTTCTTCGCGACCGATGAAACCGGCCTTGCAAATCGACTGGACGAGCTGTCCGATCGTATCGCTGGTGTCGACGGAGGCCTACTGCTGAATAAAACGGATACGTTGGGTTTGCAAATCGAACGCAACAGTACGCAAGTCGACAAGATGAACGCTCGATTAGACAAAGAACGCGATCGATTGCTTGCAACGTTTTATGCGAATGAGACTGCGATATCGAAGCTGCAAAGCAACAGTTCAGCAATCGACCAGATTCAACGCATCACTATCGACGGCAGCTAG
- a CDS encoding flagellar protein FliS, with protein MSTNPENFRPRQGFGSDQYFESAIRMASPARLRLMVTERAVEVAATLARVWKNGEQLGPNEHSLSLLELIGELLSGIAGSPDPDEKKLCNQISDLYVFLSKHLVLAEDNSDFAAIDDIRLVLELEAETWRAVCAQELTSKQATTEPVRNAEPSGASNGLNFSA; from the coding sequence ATGTCGACCAATCCCGAAAATTTTCGTCCGCGCCAAGGCTTCGGCAGCGACCAGTATTTCGAGTCTGCGATCCGAATGGCGTCACCGGCGCGATTGCGTCTGATGGTGACCGAGCGGGCCGTAGAAGTTGCCGCCACGTTGGCGAGGGTTTGGAAAAACGGTGAACAGCTCGGGCCGAACGAACACTCGCTTAGTTTGCTAGAACTGATTGGCGAGTTGCTTAGCGGAATCGCAGGAAGTCCCGACCCTGACGAAAAGAAACTCTGTAACCAGATCAGCGATCTGTATGTGTTTCTGTCGAAACACTTGGTGCTGGCGGAAGACAACAGCGATTTTGCTGCCATCGACGACATTCGCCTTGTCCTTGAACTGGAAGCCGAGACATGGCGTGCCGTGTGTGCGCAAGAACTGACTTCCAAACAGGCGACAACCGAGCCCGTGCGGAACGCAGAGCCGTCTGGAGCGTCGAACGGACTGAATTTCAGCGCTTAA
- a CDS encoding TraB/GumN family protein, whose product MRWIIVSLGLIFAFASAVANAQTAVADPPVADSPQDAADDDGKTLVDELYIRFAKTDDDKPKALQTAIVRFRGKPDTQHAGKIVDLVGVVHIGQREYYNDLNDRLSRYDSVLYELVAPDGTRIRPEDLKDRRSVLASMQTGMKDMLNLEYQLEIIDYMATNFRHADMSPEEFVEDLEKRGDSVWKMVARMMGAGLASQASGNGGDAGMLFALFSNDRSKKMKQAMARQLVDIELVTAGMDDASGHNTLIKGRNIKAFEVLEDDLAKGKENVAVFYGAGHLPDMAERLEQDFGMEATETTWLDAWDLTRN is encoded by the coding sequence ATGCGCTGGATTATTGTTTCGCTCGGATTGATCTTTGCCTTTGCATCGGCGGTGGCCAATGCACAAACTGCGGTTGCCGACCCACCGGTTGCCGACTCGCCTCAAGACGCAGCAGATGACGATGGCAAAACGCTGGTTGACGAACTCTACATCCGATTCGCGAAAACGGATGACGACAAACCTAAAGCACTGCAAACAGCGATCGTTCGTTTTCGCGGCAAACCAGACACGCAGCACGCGGGCAAAATTGTCGATCTGGTCGGCGTCGTCCACATCGGTCAGCGGGAATATTATAACGACTTGAACGATCGATTGTCCCGATACGACAGCGTGTTGTACGAATTGGTTGCACCGGACGGAACTCGTATTCGCCCCGAAGATTTGAAAGATCGGCGCAGCGTTCTCGCATCGATGCAAACCGGCATGAAGGACATGCTGAATCTCGAGTACCAACTCGAGATCATAGACTACATGGCGACCAATTTTCGTCACGCCGATATGAGCCCCGAGGAATTTGTCGAAGATCTCGAAAAACGCGGCGATAGCGTTTGGAAAATGGTCGCTCGAATGATGGGCGCGGGACTAGCGTCGCAAGCGTCCGGCAACGGCGGCGATGCAGGCATGTTGTTCGCACTGTTCAGCAACGACCGATCCAAGAAAATGAAACAAGCCATGGCTCGCCAATTGGTCGACATCGAATTGGTGACGGCGGGAATGGACGATGCCAGTGGCCACAACACACTGATCAAAGGCCGCAATATCAAAGCCTTTGAAGTCCTAGAAGACGACCTTGCCAAGGGCAAAGAAAATGTGGCTGTGTTTTACGGGGCCGGTCACTTGCCGGACATGGCCGAAAGGTTAGAGCAAGACTTTGGGATGGAAGCGACCGAGACCACTTGGCTAGACGCCTGGGATTTGACGCGGAACTAG
- a CDS encoding DUF1552 domain-containing protein, translating to MATTTSPRRGFLKAAGISIALPSLASNTRASAVDAKRQLPSPPKRMVCVGNEFGMYPGAFWPAIDKTHSDASAKLSPLLTPLEKHRRNFTLFSHLDHGLKGGHFAVHTFLTGVKAVDAGGMPDGGISLDQRAAEHVGSQTRFPSLTVGSESGLHGGCRMSWTRTGTRVPPIQGPRELFRMLFVDTNKDAKTKAFDRIDLQGSILDAVLGDANSLSRRLNPRDKDKLDEYLSSVREVELRLELDRRWQKVAKPKATIDEPSDQGLTHDLPKIYDLIALALQTDSTRVATIEVGGSFAASDLGIKKGYHGLSHHGQVQQNIDLLVQIERYQVEQFARFLDRLSSIREPESDGTLLDHTMALFGSGMGNANSHTNNDLPVVLAGGGFKHQTLLEMPSEKNRRRPLSNLFLTMLQQFGVETESFATSTGTLTGFETV from the coding sequence ATGGCGACGACCACGTCCCCCCGCCGCGGCTTTTTGAAAGCTGCTGGCATTTCCATTGCCCTACCATCGCTTGCTTCCAACACGCGGGCCAGCGCGGTCGATGCGAAACGCCAGTTGCCGTCGCCGCCCAAGCGGATGGTGTGCGTCGGGAACGAGTTTGGAATGTACCCGGGCGCGTTCTGGCCCGCGATCGATAAAACGCACAGCGACGCGTCGGCGAAGTTGTCACCGCTGCTGACCCCACTTGAAAAACACCGTCGCAACTTCACGCTGTTCTCACATCTCGATCACGGCCTGAAGGGCGGTCACTTCGCTGTCCACACGTTTCTAACGGGCGTCAAGGCTGTCGATGCAGGCGGAATGCCCGACGGTGGAATCAGTCTGGATCAACGAGCGGCGGAGCACGTCGGATCGCAAACTCGATTTCCGTCATTGACCGTCGGCAGCGAATCCGGATTGCATGGCGGTTGTCGGATGAGCTGGACTCGGACAGGGACACGCGTACCGCCGATCCAAGGACCACGCGAACTGTTTCGCATGCTGTTCGTCGACACCAACAAAGACGCCAAAACGAAAGCCTTTGATCGAATCGATCTGCAGGGTTCGATTCTTGATGCTGTGTTGGGCGATGCCAATTCACTCTCGCGTCGCCTGAACCCGCGCGACAAAGATAAATTGGACGAATACTTGTCATCCGTCCGTGAAGTCGAATTGCGACTCGAACTCGACCGACGGTGGCAGAAGGTTGCTAAACCGAAAGCCACCATCGACGAACCGTCGGATCAGGGTCTGACGCATGACCTTCCCAAGATCTACGACCTGATCGCATTGGCGCTGCAAACCGATTCGACACGCGTTGCGACGATCGAAGTCGGCGGCAGTTTCGCGGCGTCCGATTTAGGAATTAAGAAGGGTTACCACGGTCTTTCGCACCATGGACAAGTTCAACAGAACATCGATCTGTTAGTTCAAATCGAACGCTATCAGGTGGAACAGTTCGCACGCTTCCTTGATCGACTGTCGTCGATTCGCGAACCAGAATCGGATGGAACGCTGTTGGATCATACGATGGCCCTCTTTGGCAGCGGCATGGGGAACGCGAACTCGCATACCAACAACGACCTTCCCGTCGTGTTGGCCGGCGGTGGGTTTAAGCATCAAACGTTGCTTGAGATGCCGTCGGAAAAGAATCGTCGACGGCCGCTGTCGAATCTGTTTTTAACGATGCTGCAACAGTTCGGCGTCGAAACCGAATCGTTTGCGACCAGCACGGGAACGCTGACCGGATTTGAAACCGTATGA
- a CDS encoding DUF1592 domain-containing protein has translation MRIATLGATFVIAMSSPVAADPPPPESKFASAIQPFVENYCIECHGDDDPKGDRSFESLAAVISDDEVLVDYQDMLDQLNLSEMPPPEADQPNDQQRRIAIDALTDVIQQYHASRVETSNRSVIRRLNAREYRNTIRDLLDLDITIFDPTTRFPRDQRVEHLDNIGENLVTSSHLLTAYLNAAEQVIERAFYPLEKPPARTWSFRDSFRQQPEIDNVHRTSNRFKHMTLYDVVGADKPEGAYGPILAFAEGVPHDGVYEIRLRAEAVNRNHPYDHAFIGTDRDQPFRLGIVPGDATVGDLHLPQPIEPLLAELELADEPKWYTVRVPLDRGYTPRFTFRNGLMDSRNLWGKLVKKYPNMFPKGINGIVELRRNAIVHGKLPQIRIHEIEITGPILAQWPTQSQRVLFGDDFQRLAAGETIDEGTVRDHFRRFASLAYRRQASDAEVDRIMQMVEVRQRAGRSQVNAIADGFKTILCSPHFLFLDETSSDDGEPLSQHALASRISYFLWASMPDEKLRRLADEGKLSGDDAIRNQVRRLLGDPKSDAFVRGFLDSWLALNELGSAPPDRDTFRDFYRHDLGAAMRQETQMFFRHQLAENLPVENFIDSDFTFVNPALAALYGMQSPAEQSFALTAISDKRRGGLLGQASVLTVSANGIDTSPVVRGVWMLENFLGTPPSPPPPDVEPLDPDTRGAKTIRDQLSKHRDVATCYDCHRKIDPLGFALENYDPIGKWRNAYARNAKIDPSGELPDGKPFQDIRDLKRILLTRKSQFTRSMATKMLAYANGRLTVPGDRPDIEKIASSAKGTRDLVEAVVLSQPFRTK, from the coding sequence ATGCGAATTGCAACTCTTGGCGCGACCTTCGTGATCGCAATGTCTTCCCCCGTCGCTGCCGACCCGCCCCCGCCCGAATCGAAGTTTGCGTCGGCGATCCAACCGTTCGTTGAAAACTACTGCATCGAATGTCACGGCGACGACGATCCGAAAGGCGATCGATCGTTTGAATCGCTCGCTGCAGTGATTTCGGACGACGAAGTCTTGGTTGACTATCAAGACATGCTGGACCAATTAAATTTGTCCGAAATGCCGCCGCCCGAAGCCGACCAGCCGAACGACCAGCAGCGTCGCATTGCGATTGATGCTCTGACCGATGTGATCCAGCAATATCACGCGTCGCGAGTGGAGACATCCAATCGTTCCGTGATTCGGCGTTTGAACGCACGAGAGTACCGCAACACCATTCGAGATCTTCTCGACCTCGACATCACCATTTTTGATCCAACGACCCGGTTCCCCAGAGACCAGCGGGTCGAACATCTCGACAACATCGGCGAAAACTTGGTGACGTCGTCTCACCTGTTAACGGCCTATTTGAACGCTGCCGAGCAAGTGATTGAGCGAGCGTTCTATCCCCTTGAAAAACCACCCGCTCGAACTTGGTCTTTCCGAGACAGTTTCCGACAACAGCCCGAAATCGACAACGTCCATCGAACGTCCAATCGATTCAAGCATATGACGCTTTACGATGTCGTCGGTGCCGACAAACCGGAAGGTGCCTATGGTCCAATTCTGGCGTTCGCGGAAGGTGTTCCCCACGACGGCGTATACGAAATACGTCTACGTGCCGAAGCGGTCAATCGCAACCACCCCTACGACCATGCGTTTATCGGCACCGATCGCGATCAACCCTTTCGACTGGGAATTGTCCCGGGCGACGCCACGGTCGGCGATCTTCATCTGCCCCAGCCCATCGAACCGCTGCTTGCAGAACTCGAACTGGCCGACGAACCGAAGTGGTACACCGTTCGAGTTCCGCTTGACCGCGGATACACACCCCGCTTTACGTTTCGAAACGGCTTGATGGATTCGCGAAACTTGTGGGGCAAGCTTGTCAAGAAGTATCCGAACATGTTCCCAAAAGGCATCAACGGGATCGTCGAACTCCGCCGAAACGCGATCGTTCACGGAAAATTGCCCCAGATTCGGATTCACGAGATCGAAATCACCGGCCCGATACTCGCGCAATGGCCGACACAGAGCCAACGTGTGCTCTTCGGCGACGATTTCCAGCGCCTTGCGGCGGGTGAAACGATCGACGAAGGCACTGTCCGCGATCACTTCCGCCGGTTTGCGTCGCTTGCCTATCGCCGGCAAGCATCCGACGCTGAAGTCGACCGCATCATGCAAATGGTCGAAGTTCGCCAGCGTGCCGGACGTAGCCAAGTCAACGCGATCGCCGACGGGTTCAAGACGATACTCTGTTCACCCCATTTCTTGTTTTTGGACGAGACTTCAAGCGATGATGGCGAACCACTTTCACAGCATGCACTTGCATCCCGCATCTCGTACTTCCTTTGGGCGTCGATGCCGGACGAAAAACTGCGTCGGCTGGCCGATGAAGGCAAGCTCAGCGGTGACGATGCCATTCGCAACCAAGTCCGACGATTACTCGGCGATCCCAAGTCAGATGCCTTCGTTCGTGGATTTCTGGACAGCTGGTTGGCGCTGAACGAACTGGGTTCCGCGCCACCGGACCGTGACACTTTTCGCGATTTTTATCGCCACGATCTGGGTGCAGCGATGCGTCAGGAGACCCAGATGTTCTTTCGACATCAATTGGCCGAGAACCTTCCCGTCGAGAATTTCATTGATTCCGATTTTACGTTCGTGAATCCTGCGCTCGCCGCGCTGTACGGCATGCAGTCACCCGCCGAACAATCGTTTGCATTGACGGCGATCAGCGACAAACGGCGGGGCGGATTGCTGGGACAAGCCAGCGTGTTGACAGTCAGCGCCAACGGAATCGACACATCACCGGTTGTTCGGGGTGTTTGGATGCTAGAGAACTTTTTGGGGACGCCTCCATCGCCTCCGCCACCCGACGTTGAACCGCTGGACCCGGACACCCGCGGCGCCAAAACGATCCGCGATCAATTGTCCAAGCATCGAGACGTGGCGACGTGCTACGATTGCCACCGAAAAATCGATCCGCTCGGTTTCGCGCTGGAAAACTATGACCCGATCGGAAAATGGCGAAACGCGTACGCGCGGAACGCAAAGATCGATCCATCGGGTGAATTGCCCGATGGAAAACCGTTCCAAGACATCCGCGACCTGAAGCGAATTTTACTGACTCGGAAGTCGCAGTTCACCCGCTCGATGGCGACCAAGATGTTGGCCTACGCGAATGGTCGGTTGACGGTACCCGGTGATCGACCGGACATTGAAAAAATCGCGAGCTCCGCAAAAGGAACCCGCGATTTGGTAGAAGCAGTCGTTTTGAGTCAACCGTTTCGAACGAAATGA
- a CDS encoding sigma-70 family RNA polymerase sigma factor: MQLMDQHLSSLITRGLQEGFLTYAEVNAYLPDEDVNPEKLESLLLAIEHHGIELVEVKAKALRPVQTVTRAATAAALEKKLAAAKAAAMDAAGTLGEDAIDAVAPADEADDDSDDDDAVVLVSPSDLPKASDDPIRMYLSQMAEIPLLSREEEISLAKKIEINRRRFRRALLESDYAMRATVATLTRVHAGELPFDRTIKVSLTERLTKEQITARMPHNLRSLDHLIRQNKEDFDLMVRRSTSPRLKAEIRRRFISNRRKCLQLVEELSLRSRRVTPLLKQLEDISRRMNFIRQQLADLGRDAISRDEAADLKQELRELMLVTQESPKSLHNRMVKARKYFDEYESTKRELSSGNLRLVVSIAKKYRNRGLSFLDLIQEGNTGLMRAVDKYEYRRGFKFSTYATWWIRQAITRAIADQARTIRIPVHMIDVLSKLRQAQKRLTQDLRREPTYEEIALETEVPIEEVRRVMDIGRHPVSLDRPVGEGEDSSFGEFIQDSDSHNPVKNAASSILRGKIDELLKTLTFREREIIRLRYGLVDGYSYTLEECGRIFKVTRERVRQIEAKAVAKLQSPSRSDRLSSFLKTAA; the protein is encoded by the coding sequence ATGCAATTGATGGACCAACACCTTTCGTCGCTGATCACCCGAGGACTTCAGGAAGGATTCCTGACCTACGCTGAGGTGAACGCTTATCTGCCCGACGAAGACGTCAATCCCGAAAAGCTCGAGAGCTTGTTGCTGGCAATCGAGCACCACGGCATTGAGCTAGTAGAAGTCAAAGCCAAGGCCCTCCGCCCCGTTCAAACAGTCACGCGAGCCGCAACCGCAGCGGCCCTTGAGAAAAAGTTGGCAGCCGCAAAGGCAGCGGCGATGGATGCCGCCGGCACACTCGGTGAAGATGCAATCGACGCCGTCGCGCCTGCCGACGAAGCCGATGATGATTCGGATGATGACGACGCCGTCGTCCTGGTATCGCCCAGTGATCTGCCCAAGGCCAGCGACGATCCTATTCGCATGTATCTGAGCCAAATGGCTGAGATTCCATTGCTTAGCCGCGAAGAAGAGATCTCGCTGGCGAAGAAGATTGAAATCAATCGTCGCCGATTTCGCCGGGCTCTTTTGGAATCCGACTACGCCATGCGTGCCACCGTCGCAACACTGACGCGAGTTCATGCGGGTGAGTTGCCGTTCGATCGCACGATCAAGGTTTCGTTGACGGAACGTCTGACCAAAGAGCAAATCACGGCTCGGATGCCACACAACTTGCGAAGTCTGGATCACTTGATCCGTCAAAACAAAGAAGACTTTGACTTGATGGTTCGTCGCAGCACATCGCCTCGATTGAAGGCTGAAATTCGCCGCCGATTTATCTCCAACCGACGCAAGTGTTTGCAGTTGGTGGAAGAGTTGAGCTTGCGAAGCCGCCGCGTGACGCCGTTGTTGAAGCAATTGGAAGACATCTCGCGACGCATGAATTTCATTCGCCAGCAACTGGCCGATCTCGGTCGCGATGCTATCAGCCGCGACGAAGCTGCCGACCTGAAGCAAGAGCTTCGCGAGTTGATGTTGGTCACTCAAGAGAGCCCCAAGAGCCTGCATAACCGCATGGTGAAGGCTCGCAAATACTTTGACGAGTACGAATCGACCAAGCGAGAACTAAGCAGCGGAAACCTACGGTTGGTCGTTTCGATCGCCAAGAAGTATCGCAACCGCGGTCTGTCGTTCTTGGACTTGATCCAAGAAGGCAATACGGGATTGATGCGAGCCGTCGACAAGTATGAATATCGTCGCGGATTCAAGTTCAGCACCTACGCGACTTGGTGGATCCGTCAAGCGATCACGCGAGCGATTGCCGATCAGGCACGAACGATTCGTATCCCCGTTCACATGATCGATGTGCTCAGCAAATTGCGTCAGGCACAAAAGCGTCTGACCCAAGATCTTCGTCGCGAACCAACGTACGAAGAAATCGCATTAGAAACCGAAGTCCCGATCGAAGAAGTTCGTCGAGTGATGGACATTGGTCGTCACCCGGTCAGCCTGGATCGTCCGGTCGGCGAAGGTGAAGACAGCAGCTTCGGCGAATTCATTCAAGACAGCGATAGCCACAACCCGGTTAAGAATGCCGCAAGCAGTATCTTGCGAGGCAAAATCGACGAATTGTTGAAGACGTTGACTTTCCGCGAACGCGAAATCATTCGTTTGCGATACGGCTTGGTCGACGGATACAGCTACACGCTGGAAGAGTGCGGTCGGATTTTTAAAGTGACTCGCGAGCGAGTTCGACAAATCGAAGCCAAGGCCGTTGCAAAGCTGCAAAGCCCATCGCGTTCGGATCGCTTGAGTTCGTTTCTGAAAACAGCCGCGTAA